From a single Bacillota bacterium genomic region:
- a CDS encoding phytanoyl-CoA dioxygenase family protein, giving the protein MITAKHIEQFQREGYVIARGLFSKQEVDFYIDHYMRLREAGSYPGDFAGVDPTSNDPLKRYPRMIHMHRWDEVSLKWMIDPRLNAWLTALLGKEPYAAQTMLYFKPPGARGQALHQDNFYLRVHPGTCMAAWMALDPCDEENGCLMVVPGTHNLPILCTIPADTTESFTNIAVPVPKDLPIVPAVMEPGDVLFFNGSLIHGSYPNRSTNRFRRSLIGHYAVGDAQKIAQFYQPLLRMDGTEVTIEVSEGGGPCGVWVERDGRPVVEMVEPQQKRPVPDHE; this is encoded by the coding sequence ATGATTACCGCAAAGCACATCGAGCAGTTTCAACGTGAAGGTTACGTCATCGCTCGCGGATTGTTCAGCAAGCAGGAAGTTGACTTCTATATCGACCACTACATGCGCTTACGGGAGGCGGGATCCTATCCGGGTGACTTTGCGGGGGTAGACCCTACGAGCAACGACCCGCTCAAGCGCTACCCGCGCATGATCCACATGCACCGCTGGGACGAAGTGAGCCTGAAATGGATGATTGACCCTCGCCTCAATGCATGGCTGACCGCCTTACTGGGTAAGGAGCCATACGCGGCACAGACGATGCTCTACTTCAAGCCGCCGGGTGCGCGCGGACAAGCACTGCATCAGGACAACTTCTATCTGCGAGTGCATCCGGGCACGTGCATGGCGGCGTGGATGGCGCTGGATCCGTGCGATGAAGAGAACGGTTGCCTGATGGTGGTTCCGGGTACGCACAACCTGCCTATCCTCTGCACGATTCCCGCCGACACTACCGAAAGTTTCACCAACATTGCCGTGCCTGTGCCCAAAGACCTGCCCATTGTGCCTGCGGTGATGGAGCCGGGCGACGTGCTGTTCTTCAACGGTTCGCTGATACACGGCAGCTATCCCAACCGCTCCACGAACCGGTTCCGCCGCTCGCTCATTGGGCATTATGCGGTGGGAGACGCCCAGAAAATCGCACAGTTCTACCAGCCGTTACTGCGCATGGACGGTACCGAAGTCACCATCGAAGTGAGCGAGGGTGGTGGACCCTGCGGAGTGTGGGTGGAACGCGACGGCAGACCAGTAGTGGAAATGGTGGAGCCGCAGCAGAAGAGACCTGTTCCCGACCACGAATGA
- a CDS encoding nucleotidyltransferase domain-containing protein has protein sequence MPEISTPNWSAALQRLARSYARVARKVLGDNLTSVVLYGSVARGEAHAESDVDLLIICKQLPHGIFERNRLMDPVREQVEPRLRRLWARGYRGDFSEVLKTEAEAQHVVPPYLDMTEDAILLVDRGRFFAQVLERVRERLRELGAQRKQLGTVRYWDLKPDFRPGEVIEI, from the coding sequence ATGCCGGAAATATCCACGCCAAACTGGAGTGCGGCGCTTCAGCGGCTGGCACGAAGCTACGCCCGTGTCGCGCGTAAGGTGCTCGGGGACAACCTGACCTCGGTCGTGCTGTACGGCTCGGTGGCGCGCGGTGAGGCACATGCGGAGTCGGACGTTGACCTGCTCATCATTTGCAAGCAGCTGCCACACGGCATCTTCGAGCGAAACCGGCTAATGGACCCCGTGCGGGAGCAGGTCGAACCCCGTTTGCGTCGGCTCTGGGCGCGAGGCTATCGAGGCGACTTCAGCGAGGTTCTGAAAACCGAAGCTGAGGCGCAACACGTCGTGCCGCCCTATCTGGACATGACAGAAGACGCCATTCTGCTGGTAGACCGTGGACGATTCTTCGCGCAAGTGCTGGAGAGGGTGCGCGAACGCCTGAGAGAGCTTGGCGCGCAACGCAAGCAGCTGGGCACCGTGCGCTACTGGGACCTTAAGCCGGACTTCCGCCCGGGAGAGGTGATAGAGATATGA
- a CDS encoding DUF1559 domain-containing protein, which produces MKRHAFTLIELLVVIAIIAILAAILFPVFSQAREKARSASCLSNMRQYALATLAYVQDYDEMFPQSVYSMDNPILVPGSGDRVFTVYDATMPYVKNVDIMVCPSQRPGIDFVTILQRLGLRGSGTFRYASYAMNFALFQDPALPPGLFDRDPVVSLGAVGEPANTTMFYDSTYIALGTPQVDPGCPAPNGPFGWDNFPAHPRHSDGFNVNFVDGHAKYYPRRGNIPGTSPTSSGTVPTYTLPCDLSGIPGGTPDT; this is translated from the coding sequence ATGAAGCGCCACGCTTTCACCCTGATCGAATTGTTAGTCGTTATCGCGATTATCGCGATACTGGCGGCCATTTTGTTCCCCGTTTTCTCGCAGGCGCGTGAGAAAGCACGCTCGGCTTCCTGTCTGAGCAACATGCGCCAGTACGCGCTGGCAACCCTTGCCTACGTGCAGGATTACGATGAGATGTTCCCCCAGAGCGTGTACAGCATGGACAATCCAATCCTGGTGCCGGGCTCCGGAGACCGGGTGTTCACCGTGTACGATGCCACGATGCCTTATGTGAAAAACGTAGACATTATGGTATGCCCGTCGCAGCGGCCGGGCATCGATTTCGTGACTATCCTGCAGCGATTAGGACTGCGCGGGAGTGGAACCTTCCGCTATGCCTCCTACGCCATGAACTTTGCCCTGTTCCAGGACCCGGCACTACCCCCGGGACTGTTCGACAGAGACCCCGTGGTGAGCCTGGGTGCCGTCGGGGAGCCTGCCAACACCACCATGTTTTACGATTCCACATATATTGCGCTCGGCACGCCGCAGGTAGACCCGGGTTGTCCCGCGCCGAATGGTCCCTTCGGTTGGGATAACTTCCCCGCACACCCCCGCCACTCCGATGGTTTTAACGTGAACTTTGTGGATGGGCACGCGAAGTACTATCCGCGCCGAGGTAACATCCCCGGCACCTCGCCCACTTCATCAGGAACCGTTCCTACGTACACACTGCCCTGTGACCTGTCAGGCATTCCCGGGGGTACCCCCGATACGTAA
- a CDS encoding acetylxylan esterase: MEVPSRDERVSHVRHGEMHLPTPAYASRQQWEARARWLREHILNSAGLLPLPPRTPLKARFFGRIEHEDYSVEKVYFESFPGFLCTGNLYRPVGKKPPFPAILCPHGHAHGGRLEDNPNDNSDTSYVGLCVNLAKQGYIAFSYDMVGYNDSLQLPHQRVSKEWELWGIHLLRLQLWNSLRAMDLLHTLKEVDTRRIGCTGSSGGGTQTFLLTAVEPRVAAAAPVCMVSAHYQGGCFCENAPGLRLDTNNVEIAALAAPRPLLLVAATGDWTKNTMEEEYPAARAIYALLGAESRISAVCYEADHNYNRASREAVYAFFGKWLGIPAPDREPPFTVDPPEKVRVFPDGVLPAGYPRGDAVLEALRQMDAEQLRRRFPRTPQQVPAFRRWVGSAWMHTLAVETVTPAQTEVLDEQEHTTTLPHRRIAFRRRGTGEVVLGALFQPAKQSPGKAVLLLHPEGTEAWVRRESLLHRFLDAGYLVMTLDAFGTGEHLRRFGARNLQGNFPETFNRTDAQGQIQDTLTALALLRSRRGVRQTCAVGMSNAGWWALLAASCDRKLHSVVADLNGCDGSNRFFLQNVWVPGIRRLGDWATAAVLALPARVLIHHLSVEEARRVSLTGFAPVISVSPAPIRDEEILRWTA; the protein is encoded by the coding sequence ATGGAAGTCCCTTCCCGCGATGAGCGCGTGAGCCACGTGAGGCACGGCGAGATGCATTTGCCGACGCCCGCTTATGCATCCCGCCAGCAATGGGAGGCACGGGCGAGGTGGTTGCGAGAACACATTTTGAACAGCGCAGGACTACTGCCCCTGCCGCCACGCACGCCTTTGAAAGCCCGATTCTTCGGGCGAATCGAGCATGAAGACTACAGCGTGGAGAAAGTATACTTCGAAAGCTTTCCGGGTTTCCTGTGCACGGGGAACCTGTACCGACCGGTGGGTAAAAAGCCGCCCTTTCCAGCCATCTTGTGTCCGCATGGTCACGCCCACGGGGGCAGGTTGGAAGACAACCCCAATGACAACAGCGACACCTCCTATGTGGGACTTTGTGTGAATCTGGCGAAGCAGGGTTATATCGCGTTCAGCTATGACATGGTGGGCTACAACGATAGCCTTCAACTGCCTCATCAGCGCGTCTCGAAAGAGTGGGAGCTGTGGGGAATCCATCTGTTGCGCCTGCAGTTGTGGAACAGCCTGCGGGCGATGGACCTGCTACACACCCTGAAAGAGGTCGACACACGCCGTATTGGCTGCACGGGGTCATCTGGCGGAGGCACGCAGACCTTCCTGTTGACAGCGGTGGAACCGCGCGTGGCTGCTGCCGCGCCGGTGTGTATGGTGTCTGCGCATTATCAGGGCGGCTGCTTCTGCGAAAACGCGCCCGGCTTACGCCTGGATACCAACAACGTGGAAATCGCCGCGCTGGCGGCACCGCGCCCGCTGTTGCTGGTGGCGGCGACCGGCGACTGGACAAAGAACACCATGGAGGAGGAATACCCTGCCGCCAGGGCGATATACGCCCTGCTGGGGGCGGAGTCGCGCATCTCTGCAGTTTGCTACGAGGCAGACCACAACTACAACCGCGCCAGTCGCGAGGCGGTTTACGCCTTCTTCGGTAAATGGCTGGGTATCCCTGCACCCGACCGCGAACCACCCTTCACAGTAGACCCTCCGGAGAAGGTGCGGGTCTTCCCCGACGGGGTGCTGCCCGCAGGCTACCCGCGAGGAGATGCGGTACTGGAGGCTTTGCGCCAGATGGACGCTGAGCAGTTACGCAGACGCTTCCCACGCACCCCTCAGCAGGTTCCTGCGTTTCGGCGATGGGTGGGCAGTGCCTGGATGCACACCCTAGCTGTAGAGACAGTGACGCCCGCACAGACAGAGGTGCTGGACGAGCAGGAACACACCACCACCCTGCCTCATCGCCGTATCGCCTTCCGCCGCCGAGGGACGGGTGAAGTCGTGCTGGGCGCGCTGTTCCAGCCAGCGAAACAGTCTCCGGGCAAGGCGGTACTGCTGCTACATCCGGAAGGTACGGAAGCATGGGTGCGCCGAGAAAGCCTGCTTCATCGCTTCCTGGACGCCGGTTATCTCGTCATGACGCTGGACGCCTTCGGCACAGGGGAACATTTACGTCGTTTCGGCGCGCGCAACCTGCAGGGCAACTTTCCGGAGACCTTTAATCGCACAGACGCACAGGGGCAGATACAGGATACTTTGACCGCGCTGGCGCTGCTGCGTTCGCGGCGTGGAGTGAGACAGACCTGCGCCGTCGGCATGAGCAACGCGGGGTGGTGGGCACTACTGGCGGCGTCGTGCGACCGCAAACTGCACTCGGTGGTGGCTGACCTGAACGGGTGCGATGGCAGCAACCGTTTCTTCCTGCAGAACGTGTGGGTACCCGGCATCCGCAGGCTGGGCGATTGGGCAACAGCAGCCGTGCTGGCTCTGCCTGCCCGTGTGCTGATTCACCACCTCAGTGTCGAGGAGGCGCGAAGGGTTTCTCTAACGGGCTTTGCACCAGTGATCAGCGTATCGCCTGCACCCATACGGGATGAGGAGATATTGCGGTGGACAGCGTAA
- a CDS encoding COX15/CtaA family protein, with amino-acid sequence MSRFARFCWGVLGYNVLVILWGAFVRATGSGAGCGSHWPTCNGEIIPRPQSVETLIEFTHRATSGLALLAVLAMFVWAFRTHPRKHIVRLGASLSLFFIITEALLGAGLVLFEWVAHNTSVARAISMPLHLLNTFLLLAALTLTAWWASGGAVFRLRGQGRLLHVLVGGLLAVLVVGMTGAVIALGDTLFLGLGVQPEESPLVRTLIAIRPIHPVVAVLAGVYLSAAGIWVLNQRPHPAVGRLVMTLMMLYVVQLVAGAVNVVLKAPVWMQLVHLLLSDVLWVVLVLLSAAALAAEQAPASTPQPIPSASPIK; translated from the coding sequence ATGAGCCGATTCGCTAGGTTCTGTTGGGGCGTGCTGGGTTACAACGTGCTGGTCATTCTCTGGGGAGCGTTTGTGCGGGCCACGGGCAGCGGCGCAGGTTGTGGCAGCCACTGGCCCACCTGCAACGGCGAGATTATCCCGCGCCCCCAATCGGTAGAAACGCTGATTGAGTTCACACATCGAGCTACCAGCGGGTTAGCCCTGCTGGCGGTGCTGGCGATGTTCGTGTGGGCTTTTCGAACGCATCCGCGCAAGCACATCGTTCGTTTGGGAGCGTCGCTGTCGCTGTTTTTCATCATCACCGAGGCACTGTTGGGCGCGGGGCTGGTGCTCTTCGAGTGGGTGGCGCACAATACGTCGGTCGCGCGGGCGATATCGATGCCCCTGCACCTGCTGAATACCTTCCTGTTGCTGGCTGCGCTGACGTTGACCGCGTGGTGGGCGTCGGGCGGGGCGGTGTTCCGGTTGCGCGGGCAGGGCAGGCTCCTGCACGTGCTGGTTGGGGGATTGCTGGCGGTGCTGGTCGTCGGCATGACAGGAGCGGTCATCGCGCTGGGAGACACGCTCTTTCTGGGTCTGGGCGTTCAGCCCGAAGAATCGCCGCTGGTGCGCACGCTGATTGCCATCCGCCCGATTCATCCGGTGGTGGCGGTGCTGGCTGGAGTGTATCTCTCGGCGGCAGGCATCTGGGTGCTGAATCAGCGTCCGCATCCGGCGGTAGGGCGTCTGGTGATGACGTTGATGATGCTGTATGTGGTTCAGCTGGTGGCGGGGGCGGTAAATGTCGTGTTGAAGGCGCCGGTGTGGATGCAGCTGGTGCATCTGCTACTGTCGGACGTGTTGTGGGTGGTGCTGGTGTTGCTTTCGGCAGCTGCGCTGGCAGCAGAACAGGCTCCCGCGTCTACGCCACAACCCATCCCCTCTGCTTCTCCGATAAAGTGA
- the fabF gene encoding beta-ketoacyl-ACP synthase II, whose product MWRRVVVTGMGAITPLGLDVPSFWEGLKSGRNGVATITSFDPSGQPVRFAAEVKGFVAENYMERKEARRMDRFTQFAIAATREALASSGLEITDENRTRIGTLIASGIGGLQTLEEQHRVFLERGPDRVSPFLIPMMIANMASGQVAIQFGLQGPCTTVVTACAAGTNAIGDAWEIIRRGDADVMIAGGTEAAITALALASFANARALSTRNDDPEHASRPFDAERDGFVMGEGSGVMVLEELEHALQRNAPILAELIGYAMNADAYHITAPDPEGEGAKRVMELAMRKAGITPEQVDYINAHGTSTPANDRLETLAIKRAFGEHAYRLAVSSTKSMTGHLLGAAGAVEAIATVLAIQHQLAPPTINYQTPDPECDLDYVPNEARPMKIDIALSNSFGFGGHNATLVFKRWEG is encoded by the coding sequence ATGTGGCGACGGGTAGTGGTGACCGGCATGGGCGCCATCACCCCGTTGGGCCTGGATGTTCCTTCCTTCTGGGAGGGACTGAAGAGCGGACGCAACGGGGTGGCGACTATTACTTCTTTTGACCCTTCGGGACAGCCGGTGCGTTTTGCGGCAGAAGTCAAGGGGTTCGTCGCGGAGAACTATATGGAGCGCAAGGAAGCGCGTCGCATGGACCGCTTTACGCAGTTTGCTATCGCGGCGACCCGAGAGGCGCTGGCGAGTTCGGGACTGGAAATCACCGACGAGAACCGCACACGCATCGGCACGTTGATTGCCAGCGGCATCGGCGGATTGCAGACTCTGGAAGAGCAACACAGGGTGTTTTTGGAGCGCGGACCCGATAGGGTAAGCCCCTTCCTGATACCGATGATGATTGCAAACATGGCGTCGGGACAGGTTGCTATTCAGTTCGGGTTGCAAGGTCCCTGCACCACTGTGGTAACCGCCTGTGCCGCTGGCACAAACGCGATTGGGGACGCCTGGGAGATCATTCGCCGGGGAGACGCAGACGTGATGATAGCAGGTGGCACTGAGGCAGCAATCACCGCCCTGGCATTAGCCAGCTTCGCCAACGCGCGTGCGCTTTCCACCCGTAACGACGACCCCGAACACGCCAGCCGTCCCTTCGACGCCGAGCGGGATGGCTTCGTGATGGGCGAAGGATCGGGCGTGATGGTGCTGGAGGAACTGGAACACGCCTTGCAACGCAACGCGCCCATACTTGCCGAACTCATTGGCTACGCCATGAACGCGGATGCCTATCATATCACCGCCCCCGACCCAGAAGGGGAAGGCGCAAAACGGGTGATGGAGCTGGCGATGCGCAAAGCAGGCATCACTCCCGAGCAGGTAGACTATATCAACGCACACGGCACCTCTACCCCCGCCAACGACCGACTGGAGACACTGGCTATCAAACGCGCTTTCGGTGAACATGCCTATCGCCTGGCAGTGAGCTCCACCAAATCGATGACGGGACACCTGCTTGGCGCGGCGGGAGCGGTAGAAGCCATTGCGACCGTGCTTGCCATCCAGCATCAGCTTGCCCCGCCCACCATCAACTATCAAACGCCAGACCCGGAGTGCGACCTGGACTACGTGCCCAATGAGGCGCGTCCCATGAAGATAGACATCGCGCTGTCTAACTCCTTCGGCTTCGGTGGGCACAACGCGACACTGGTGTTTAAACGCTGGGAGGGTTGA
- a CDS encoding acyl carrier protein, with translation MNTFDRIKKVIVDKLEVDENEVTPEASFAEDLGADSLDVVELIMALEEEFNIEIPDEDAEGIRTVQDAVNYIDQKLASG, from the coding sequence ATGAACACGTTTGACCGCATCAAGAAAGTGATTGTGGACAAGCTGGAAGTGGATGAGAACGAGGTAACGCCGGAAGCTTCCTTTGCGGAGGACCTCGGTGCGGACTCGCTCGATGTCGTGGAGCTGATTATGGCTCTGGAAGAAGAGTTCAACATCGAGATACCCGACGAGGATGCCGAGGGCATTCGTACAGTACAGGATGCGGTGAATTACATCGACCAGAAGCTCGCTTCAGGTTAA
- the fabG gene encoding 3-oxoacyl-[acyl-carrier-protein] reductase encodes MRLEGKIALVTGAGKDIRGIGHGIAVALAREGADVAVASHTLANALRVADAVQEIGRRALAIEMDVSQAESVEAGIAEAIEAFGRIDILVNNAGITRDALLVRMREEDWDAVLDVNLKGAFLCSRAVAKVMMKQRSGCIVNITSIMGLTGNAGQANYASAKAGLIGFTKSLARELGSRNIRVNAVAPGWIDTAMTDSLPESVREAILKQIPLGRLGKAEDVAGAVVFLCSEEASYITGQVLTVDGGLVMI; translated from the coding sequence TTGCGACTGGAAGGCAAAATCGCACTGGTGACCGGTGCGGGGAAAGACATCCGGGGTATCGGGCACGGCATCGCGGTTGCGCTGGCGCGCGAGGGTGCAGACGTGGCGGTTGCGTCACACACTTTGGCAAATGCTCTCCGGGTTGCCGACGCGGTGCAGGAGATAGGCAGGCGTGCGCTGGCGATAGAGATGGATGTGTCGCAAGCGGAATCGGTGGAGGCGGGTATCGCCGAGGCTATCGAGGCGTTCGGCAGGATAGATATTCTGGTGAACAACGCAGGCATCACGCGCGACGCCCTGCTGGTGCGGATGCGTGAGGAAGACTGGGACGCGGTGCTGGACGTGAATCTAAAAGGAGCGTTTCTGTGCAGCCGTGCCGTGGCGAAAGTCATGATGAAACAGCGTTCCGGATGCATTGTCAACATCACCTCCATCATGGGGTTGACGGGCAATGCCGGGCAGGCGAACTACGCCTCTGCCAAAGCGGGTTTAATCGGTTTCACCAAATCGCTGGCAAGGGAGCTGGGCTCGCGCAACATCCGTGTGAACGCCGTCGCTCCCGGCTGGATAGACACCGCCATGACCGACAGCCTGCCCGAATCGGTGCGCGAAGCCATCCTGAAGCAAATCCCGCTGGGGCGGCTGGGCAAAGCCGAAGACGTGGCAGGCGCGGTGGTCTTCCTTTGCAGCGAGGAGGCATCCTATATCACCGGGCAGGTCTTGACGGTAGACGGCGGTCTCGTTATGATATAG
- the fabD gene encoding ACP S-malonyltransferase, which produces MAVYALVFPGQGSQSPGMGKEIAEAFAPARKIYEEADDILGYRLSALCFEGSEEELRQTVHAQPALFVTGVATWYALNEMVEVNPVCVAGHSVGEYAALVAAGVLEWQDGLRLVRARAEAMQEAAERSPGTMAAVLGLDADAVESACAEASSAGVVCVANRNCPGQVVISGEAEAVAKAGELCKAKGAKRVIPLRVSGAFHSPLMQPAAERFRAALQQVTFRPPRVPVVANRTADVLNAEADFVALLTEQLLHSVRWEESVRRMWEMGARLFVELGPGDVLSGLVKRTMADAQTCTVRNAEELHRAAELLRGG; this is translated from the coding sequence GTGGCAGTGTACGCACTGGTTTTTCCGGGACAGGGTTCGCAATCGCCGGGCATGGGCAAGGAGATAGCCGAAGCGTTTGCCCCGGCGCGGAAGATTTATGAGGAGGCAGATGACATTCTGGGCTACCGCCTGAGCGCGCTGTGTTTTGAGGGCAGTGAGGAGGAGCTGCGTCAGACGGTTCACGCCCAGCCTGCGCTGTTCGTGACCGGCGTGGCGACATGGTACGCCCTGAACGAGATGGTGGAGGTGAACCCTGTTTGCGTGGCAGGGCACAGCGTAGGCGAGTATGCCGCGCTGGTGGCGGCAGGTGTGCTGGAGTGGCAGGACGGATTGAGATTGGTGCGTGCGCGCGCGGAAGCGATGCAGGAGGCAGCGGAAAGGTCGCCGGGCACGATGGCGGCGGTGTTGGGTCTGGATGCGGACGCGGTGGAATCTGCCTGTGCAGAGGCGTCCTCTGCGGGCGTGGTCTGCGTGGCAAACCGCAACTGCCCCGGACAGGTGGTTATCTCGGGCGAGGCGGAGGCGGTAGCCAAAGCGGGGGAACTGTGTAAAGCAAAAGGCGCGAAACGGGTCATCCCCCTGCGCGTGAGTGGGGCGTTCCATTCGCCACTGATGCAACCTGCTGCCGAGCGGTTTCGCGCAGCACTGCAACAGGTAACCTTCCGCCCGCCGAGGGTTCCGGTGGTTGCCAACCGCACCGCCGACGTGCTGAACGCAGAGGCCGACTTCGTGGCTTTGCTGACCGAACAGCTGCTGCATTCGGTGCGCTGGGAGGAAAGCGTGCGTCGGATGTGGGAAATGGGAGCGAGGCTGTTTGTGGAGCTGGGGCCCGGCGACGTGCTCAGCGGTCTGGTCAAGCGAACGATGGCAGACGCGCAAACATGCACGGTGCGCAACGCTGAGGAATTACACCGTGCAGCCGAGTTGTTGCGGGGTGGATGA
- a CDS encoding ketoacyl-ACP synthase III, whose amino-acid sequence MRAGIVGVGVGIPDRVVTNHELERRIDTTDEWIVTRTGIRERRIAPPEIATSDLAAQAAVQALRNAGKSAEEVDLIVVATATPDMPWPSTACLVQAKIGAMKAAAFDLNAVCSGFVYALWMAAQAVETGAYRCVLVIGADVLSRQVNWEDRSTCVLFGDGAGAVVLTPVEEPYGVLSGVLGADGTGAPLLQVPAGGTREPISPEVMAQKRHTIHMRGREVFKFAVTIMGEASVQALEKAGVRPEEVDLFIPHQANIRIIQAAAERLNLPMERVFVNVDRYGNTSAASIPIALYEAWAQGCLKKGDVAVVVGFGAGLTWGACVIRWAY is encoded by the coding sequence ATACGGGCTGGCATTGTGGGCGTGGGTGTGGGCATTCCCGACAGGGTTGTTACGAATCATGAGCTCGAACGGCGCATCGACACCACTGACGAGTGGATTGTTACCCGTACCGGCATCCGCGAACGGCGCATCGCTCCCCCGGAGATAGCCACTTCTGACCTGGCGGCGCAGGCAGCGGTTCAGGCGTTGCGGAATGCAGGCAAGAGCGCGGAAGAGGTCGACCTTATCGTGGTGGCGACCGCCACTCCCGATATGCCCTGGCCTTCCACCGCTTGCCTGGTGCAAGCGAAGATTGGAGCGATGAAGGCGGCGGCGTTCGACCTGAACGCGGTATGCTCGGGCTTTGTGTATGCATTGTGGATGGCAGCGCAGGCGGTGGAAACAGGCGCTTATCGGTGCGTGCTGGTGATTGGTGCGGATGTGCTGTCGCGGCAGGTGAACTGGGAAGACCGCTCGACCTGTGTGCTGTTCGGCGACGGCGCAGGAGCAGTGGTGCTAACCCCTGTGGAGGAGCCTTACGGTGTGCTATCGGGTGTGCTGGGTGCGGATGGTACGGGCGCGCCGTTGCTGCAGGTGCCTGCAGGTGGCACCCGAGAGCCAATCAGTCCAGAGGTCATGGCGCAGAAACGCCATACCATCCACATGCGCGGGCGCGAGGTTTTCAAGTTCGCCGTCACTATCATGGGCGAGGCGTCGGTGCAGGCGCTGGAGAAGGCGGGCGTTCGGCCCGAAGAGGTGGACCTTTTCATCCCGCATCAGGCGAACATCCGTATCATTCAGGCGGCGGCAGAGCGGCTGAACCTGCCGATGGAACGGGTGTTTGTGAACGTCGACCGCTACGGAAATACCTCGGCAGCGTCCATACCTATCGCACTGTATGAGGCGTGGGCGCAAGGATGCTTGAAGAAGGGCGACGTGGCGGTCGTGGTGGGTTTCGGTGCAGGACTGACGTGGGGTGCATGCGTCATCCGATGGGCTTACTGA
- the plsX gene encoding phosphate acyltransferase PlsX — MRIAVDAMGGDHAPQEVVRGCLTVAREMPFVDITLVGDEQRVSAELRAVSLPSNLHLRHAPQVIEMGESPVQGVKRKRDASIVVCARMVQEGEADAFFSAGNSGAAMAVAALQIGRIPGIDRPAIAAAIPSKKGRFVLIDAGANVDCDPSHLLEFAIMGSVYAQLILGIPSPTVGLLSNGEEESKGNQVVKTAHKLLRQSGLPFVGNIEGKDVFEGKADVVVCDGFVGNVALKIGEGTASFMVSLIEEEVRRNPLLMLPLSLMKGVIRRLKQRTDYAEYGGAHLLGVRKVCVIGHGRSHASAIANGVRLTVRSVQERMAERIESAMLQQTALLSSLPLLLQENEADAR, encoded by the coding sequence ATACGTATTGCGGTCGATGCCATGGGGGGCGACCATGCCCCGCAGGAGGTAGTCCGCGGCTGTTTGACCGTCGCCCGCGAGATGCCCTTTGTGGACATCACTCTGGTGGGTGACGAACAGCGTGTTTCCGCAGAACTGCGGGCAGTGTCTTTGCCCTCCAATCTGCATCTTCGACATGCCCCGCAGGTCATCGAGATGGGGGAAAGCCCTGTACAGGGTGTCAAGCGCAAGCGCGACGCCTCTATCGTGGTTTGCGCACGGATGGTGCAGGAGGGGGAGGCGGATGCTTTCTTCTCTGCGGGTAACAGTGGGGCAGCTATGGCGGTTGCTGCCCTGCAAATCGGACGTATCCCCGGCATAGACCGCCCTGCCATCGCCGCGGCGATACCCAGTAAGAAGGGACGTTTCGTGCTGATTGACGCAGGGGCAAATGTGGACTGTGACCCGTCGCACCTGCTGGAGTTCGCCATTATGGGCTCGGTGTATGCTCAGCTCATTCTGGGTATCCCCAGCCCGACCGTCGGACTACTGAGCAACGGTGAGGAAGAGAGCAAAGGCAATCAGGTGGTGAAGACGGCGCACAAACTATTGCGCCAGAGTGGGCTTCCCTTCGTCGGCAACATCGAAGGCAAGGACGTCTTTGAAGGAAAGGCGGACGTGGTGGTGTGCGACGGGTTCGTGGGCAACGTTGCGCTCAAAATCGGCGAAGGCACTGCCAGCTTCATGGTCAGCCTCATCGAAGAAGAGGTGCGACGCAATCCGCTGTTGATGCTACCTCTCAGCCTGATGAAAGGGGTTATCCGCCGCCTGAAACAGCGCACCGACTATGCAGAGTACGGCGGCGCGCATCTGCTGGGTGTGAGGAAGGTGTGCGTCATCGGGCATGGACGGTCGCACGCCAGCGCCATTGCCAACGGTGTGAGGCTCACCGTGCGGTCGGTGCAGGAACGGATGGCGGAGCGCATCGAAAGCGCGATGCTTCAGCAAACTGCCCTGCTGAGCTCATTGCCTCTGTTGCTACAGGAGAACGAAGCCGATGCGCGGTAG
- the rpmF gene encoding 50S ribosomal protein L32, translating into MALPKRRHSHARTAKRRTHYTLNAATVVKIGRCPTNNPNCPGAHLSHTACPVCGYYKGRQAVLIKQKRRRER; encoded by the coding sequence GTGGCTTTACCAAAGCGACGACATTCTCATGCGCGAACCGCAAAGCGGCGCACTCACTATACCCTGAACGCGGCAACAGTGGTGAAAATCGGACGGTGCCCGACGAATAACCCGAATTGTCCGGGCGCACACCTGTCGCACACCGCCTGCCCTGTCTGTGGCTACTACAAGGGACGGCAGGCAGTGCTGATTAAGCAGAAGCGACGCCGCGAAAGATAG